In Elusimicrobiota bacterium, the following proteins share a genomic window:
- a CDS encoding cupin domain-containing protein has product MLNKELIAAFGLEPHPEGGYYKETYRSAERMTTRGGASRPISTGILFLLPEGQKSRLHRIKSDELWHFHLGGPLRLTQIAPEGAVTEVVLGPDFKNGQRLQHVVPARHWFGAAPEPGSGFSFVGCTVAPGFDFDDFDLGSRSTLLARFPDAKDVIVKLTD; this is encoded by the coding sequence CTGTTGAACAAGGAGCTCATCGCGGCCTTCGGCCTCGAGCCCCATCCCGAGGGCGGCTATTACAAAGAGACCTACCGCAGCGCGGAAAGGATGACCACGCGCGGCGGCGCCTCGCGGCCGATCTCGACGGGGATATTGTTCCTCCTGCCCGAAGGGCAAAAGTCCCGCCTCCACCGCATCAAGTCCGACGAGCTGTGGCACTTCCACCTCGGCGGCCCGCTGCGCCTGACCCAGATCGCCCCGGAAGGCGCCGTCACCGAGGTCGTCCTCGGCCCGGACTTCAAGAACGGCCAGCGCCTCCAGCACGTCGTGCCCGCCCGCCACTGGTTCGGCGCCGCGCCCGAGCCCGGCTCCGGCTTCTCCTTCGTCGGCTGCACCGTCGCCCCCGGCTTCGACTTCGACGACTTCGACCTGGGATCTCGCTCCACCTTGCTCGCGCGCTTCCCGGACGCGAAAGACGTCATCGTCAAGCTCACTGATTAG
- a CDS encoding DUF3373 family protein translates to MIRFSRSLRVIARAVCVSGLALTASLAAAQDAELSKKVDQLSKQVEELRGRMPSSEAKGADEARKPDWISFGGDLRVRHDMLRAHAPSYTDFTGASKGASTIKNDSLLTNRLGFNIDVKPAESVSMHIRMLAYKTFGMQEGGATQTGLFGDRDSKNFDGTRGHVPSDSNVSIDYAYATVKDLFGTSAWFSAGRRPSTGGAPTHVRADREVTGAAGIPGLLVDYAFDGATLGVAPEIEALPGFAAKLCYGRAFESGYRQGSDAQGSAAMRDADMLGVSMLAYETPDARVDVQYQRGFNIMDGIPGPTVATNLGDIENFGGSLLGVARDLGIGDLTVFGSGAVSASHPNGNRYGGNAAMPGLMCDGPDCANKTGMGLYTGARFDITKTKTKVGAEYNYGSKDWITFAPAGDDIWTSKLGTRGSVYELYAIQDVGRAPIARDGRVFFRVGWQYYDFKYTGSNSWIGNSKSISGLRANQAQMMVPIRNAYDVYTTFEVKF, encoded by the coding sequence ATGATCCGATTCAGCCGAAGCCTGCGCGTTATCGCGCGCGCGGTGTGCGTTTCCGGCCTGGCCTTGACCGCGTCGCTCGCGGCGGCGCAGGACGCGGAGTTGTCCAAGAAGGTGGACCAGCTCTCGAAGCAGGTGGAGGAGCTGCGCGGCCGGATGCCGAGCTCCGAGGCCAAAGGCGCCGACGAGGCGCGCAAGCCCGACTGGATCTCGTTCGGCGGCGACCTCCGTGTGCGCCACGACATGCTCCGCGCGCACGCGCCGTCGTACACCGACTTCACGGGCGCGTCCAAGGGAGCGAGCACGATCAAGAACGACTCGCTGCTGACCAACCGCCTGGGCTTCAACATCGACGTCAAGCCCGCCGAGAGCGTCTCGATGCACATCCGCATGCTCGCCTATAAGACGTTCGGCATGCAGGAGGGCGGCGCGACGCAGACCGGCCTCTTCGGCGACCGCGACAGCAAGAACTTCGACGGGACGCGGGGGCACGTGCCCTCCGACAGCAATGTGAGCATCGATTACGCTTACGCCACGGTCAAGGACCTCTTCGGGACCTCGGCTTGGTTCTCCGCCGGACGGCGCCCCTCCACGGGCGGCGCGCCGACCCATGTCAGGGCGGATCGCGAGGTCACCGGGGCCGCGGGCATCCCGGGACTCCTGGTCGATTACGCCTTCGACGGCGCCACGCTCGGCGTCGCGCCCGAGATCGAGGCGCTGCCCGGCTTCGCCGCGAAGCTGTGCTACGGGCGGGCCTTCGAGAGCGGCTACCGCCAGGGCTCGGACGCCCAGGGCTCGGCGGCCATGCGCGACGCGGACATGCTCGGCGTGTCCATGCTCGCCTATGAAACTCCGGATGCTCGCGTGGATGTCCAGTACCAGCGCGGGTTCAACATCATGGACGGCATCCCCGGCCCGACCGTCGCCACGAACCTGGGCGACATCGAGAACTTCGGCGGGAGCCTTTTGGGCGTCGCGCGGGACCTCGGGATCGGAGACCTGACGGTCTTCGGCAGCGGCGCGGTCAGCGCGTCGCACCCGAACGGGAACCGCTACGGCGGAAACGCGGCGATGCCGGGGCTGATGTGCGACGGGCCGGACTGCGCGAACAAGACCGGCATGGGCCTCTACACCGGCGCGCGCTTCGACATCACGAAGACCAAGACGAAGGTCGGCGCCGAGTACAACTACGGCTCCAAGGACTGGATCACCTTCGCCCCGGCCGGCGACGACATCTGGACCAGCAAGCTCGGCACGCGCGGCAGCGTCTACGAGCTGTACGCCATCCAGGACGTCGGCCGCGCGCCGATCGCCCGGGACGGACGCGTGTTCTTCCGGGTCGGCTGGCAGTACTACGACTTCAAATACACCGGCTCGAACTCCTGGATCGGGAACTCGAAGAGCATCTCGGGGCTGCGGGCGAACCAGGCGCAGATGATGGTGCCGATCCGCAACGCGTACGACGTGTACACGACGTTCGAAGTCAAATTCTGA
- a CDS encoding acyl-CoA dehydrogenase family protein → MDFELSDAQKDIRDTVRKFAEAKIKPLAHDLDEKEEFSADLTRQMGALGVFGLIVPEEFGGSGLDYTSYCIAVEELARVDGSQAATVAAGVSLGVAPILYFGTDAQKKEWLPRLAAGELLFAFGLTEPDAGSDSRGSRTKATKNADGTWTIDGSKIFITNGSNELTGGVIVQAVSDRNAAGDPEFTCFIVPKGTPGFTSRRMHKKLMWRASDTAELYFDKVVVPDSAILGKRGTGSRQMLKTLDSGRLSIAAMGLGCAQGAYEAALSYAQKRVQFGKPLSRFQAIAFKLADMAMKIEHARVFLYKACWLRDQKKPFGKESAMAKLYCSEVAQWVANEAVQIHGGYGLMKEFDVERFYRDQRLLQIGEGTSEIQRLVISRAIGC, encoded by the coding sequence ATGGATTTCGAGCTCAGCGACGCCCAGAAGGACATCCGCGACACGGTCCGCAAGTTCGCGGAGGCCAAGATCAAGCCCCTCGCCCACGACCTCGACGAAAAAGAGGAGTTTTCCGCCGACCTGACGCGGCAGATGGGCGCTCTCGGCGTGTTCGGGCTCATCGTCCCCGAGGAGTTCGGCGGCTCGGGCCTCGACTACACCTCCTACTGCATCGCCGTCGAGGAGCTCGCCCGCGTGGACGGCTCCCAGGCCGCCACGGTCGCGGCGGGCGTTTCCCTCGGCGTGGCCCCCATCCTCTACTTCGGCACCGACGCGCAGAAGAAGGAGTGGCTCCCCCGCCTTGCGGCGGGCGAGCTGTTGTTCGCGTTCGGTCTCACGGAGCCCGACGCCGGCAGCGACTCGCGCGGCTCGCGCACGAAGGCGACGAAGAACGCCGACGGCACGTGGACGATCGACGGCTCGAAGATCTTCATCACCAACGGCTCCAACGAGCTGACCGGCGGCGTGATCGTGCAGGCCGTCAGCGACCGCAACGCGGCCGGCGATCCGGAGTTCACCTGCTTCATCGTGCCCAAGGGCACGCCCGGCTTCACCTCGAGGCGCATGCACAAGAAGCTGATGTGGCGCGCCAGCGACACCGCCGAGCTGTATTTCGACAAGGTCGTCGTTCCCGATTCGGCCATACTCGGCAAGCGCGGCACCGGCTCGCGCCAGATGCTCAAGACCTTGGATTCCGGCCGCCTGTCCATCGCCGCGATGGGCCTCGGCTGCGCGCAGGGCGCCTACGAGGCCGCGCTGTCCTACGCCCAGAAGCGCGTCCAGTTCGGCAAGCCGCTCTCGCGCTTCCAGGCCATCGCCTTCAAGCTCGCCGACATGGCGATGAAGATCGAGCACGCGCGCGTCTTCCTGTATAAAGCGTGCTGGCTTCGCGATCAAAAGAAGCCCTTCGGCAAGGAAAGCGCGATGGCGAAGCTGTACTGCTCCGAGGTCGCCCAGTGGGTGGCCAACGAGGCCGTCCAGATCCACGGCGGCTACGGCCTGATGAAGGAATTCGACGTCGAGCGCTTCTACCGCGACCAGCGCCTCCTTCAGATCGGCGAGGGCACGTCGGAGATCCAGCGCCTCGTGATCTCGCGCGCGATCGGCTGTTGA
- a CDS encoding SRPBCC domain-containing protein, producing MPSAETPRLSTRDIRLVATIRAKPELVYRSLTSARELTRWWVLGAETDARNAGRLRMIWPVRRAKDGVRCPGFGEREGVFVDLEPARKVAWLWKPARGEKGAPALASIFILPARGGKSEVTLLHAGFPSDPGAGELRERYARAWEDGLAKLKLYLETGRTCKLECLDLEAVNILTTRSRR from the coding sequence ATGCCGTCCGCCGAGACCCCTCGCCTTTCCACCCGCGACATCCGCCTCGTCGCGACGATCCGCGCCAAGCCGGAGCTCGTCTACCGCAGCCTGACCTCGGCCCGCGAGCTGACGCGCTGGTGGGTGCTCGGCGCCGAGACCGACGCGCGCAACGCGGGCCGCCTGCGCATGATCTGGCCGGTCCGCCGCGCCAAGGACGGGGTCCGCTGCCCCGGGTTCGGCGAGCGGGAGGGCGTTTTCGTGGACCTCGAGCCCGCGCGCAAGGTCGCCTGGCTGTGGAAGCCGGCCCGCGGCGAGAAGGGCGCGCCCGCCCTCGCCTCGATCTTCATCCTGCCCGCCCGCGGCGGCAAGAGCGAGGTGACCTTGCTCCATGCCGGCTTCCCGTCGGACCCCGGCGCCGGCGAGCTCCGCGAGCGCTACGCGCGCGCCTGGGAGGACGGCCTCGCCAAGCTCAAGCTCTATCTCGAGACGGGGCGCACCTGCAAGCTCGAGTGCCTCGACCTCGAGGCCGTGAATATCCTCACGACGAGGTCCCGGCGATGA
- a CDS encoding PorV/PorQ family protein, giving the protein MRLLALAVLLVLPALPARAAGRNSTAEFLNTQPDARAAGMGDAGQACASGAGALTTNPAALSAISAHEAYFTHSILGNGIGADHLAYGGAFGKHRFGLAYRHLGYGTLEGRDDAGAVTGGFGPGDTVYALSYGTTAGDKIRLAATVKRVESKIVTTAKTTAFDVGGQYDLDDDWAVGVSGHNLGGGLKYETQSDPLPARAAFGGAWRPSPGWNVAADLVAPAYSPFYVALGGEYRARLSGENNSVAFRAGINTKTPDAGRFSGLKAGVGGRFGPVEADYAFGPGGDIAGSHLFAITYRFGTPSGEKGPRER; this is encoded by the coding sequence ATGAGGCTCCTCGCCCTCGCCGTCCTGCTCGTCCTCCCGGCCCTCCCGGCCCGGGCGGCGGGACGCAATTCGACGGCCGAGTTCCTCAATACCCAGCCCGACGCCCGCGCCGCGGGCATGGGCGACGCCGGCCAGGCCTGCGCCTCGGGCGCGGGCGCGCTGACGACGAACCCAGCCGCGCTCTCCGCCATCTCGGCCCACGAGGCGTACTTCACCCACTCGATCCTCGGCAACGGCATCGGCGCCGACCATCTGGCCTACGGCGGGGCGTTCGGCAAGCACCGCTTCGGCCTGGCGTACCGCCACCTCGGCTACGGGACCCTCGAGGGCCGCGACGACGCCGGCGCGGTCACCGGCGGCTTCGGCCCCGGCGACACGGTCTACGCCCTGAGCTACGGCACGACCGCCGGCGACAAGATCCGCCTGGCCGCGACGGTCAAGCGCGTCGAGTCGAAGATCGTGACCACGGCGAAGACGACCGCCTTCGACGTCGGCGGCCAGTACGACCTCGACGACGACTGGGCGGTCGGCGTCTCCGGCCACAACCTCGGCGGCGGGCTCAAGTACGAGACGCAGTCGGACCCCCTGCCCGCCCGCGCGGCCTTCGGCGGCGCCTGGCGTCCGAGCCCGGGCTGGAACGTCGCGGCCGACCTCGTCGCCCCCGCCTACTCCCCTTTCTACGTCGCCCTCGGCGGCGAGTACCGCGCCCGCCTCTCGGGCGAGAACAATTCCGTGGCTTTCCGCGCAGGCATCAACACCAAGACTCCCGACGCGGGACGCTTCTCCGGCCTCAAGGCCGGCGTGGGCGGCCGCTTCGGGCCCGTCGAGGCCGATTACGCCTTCGGCCCCGGCGGGGACATCGCGGGCTCGCATCTCTTCGCGATCACCTACCGCTTCGGCACGCCGAGCGGCGAAAAAGGACCCCGCGAGAGATGA
- a CDS encoding winged helix-turn-helix transcriptional regulator, whose amino-acid sequence MDKPVDGMFRAFADVTRLRILHLLARRELSVCEIMATMGEPQSKVSRHLSYLRNSGLVVSRTQGQWRLYALAEPTTRFQARAIHCLKDCFDEVAVLRQDMTRLKAVGPLCAARRKRLADSSRNKRKRRAAR is encoded by the coding sequence ATGGATAAACCCGTCGACGGGATGTTCCGGGCGTTCGCGGACGTCACGCGCCTGCGCATCCTCCACCTGCTGGCGCGCCGGGAGCTCTCCGTCTGCGAGATCATGGCCACGATGGGCGAGCCCCAGTCGAAGGTGTCCCGCCACCTGAGCTATCTAAGGAACTCGGGGCTCGTCGTCTCCCGCACGCAGGGCCAGTGGCGCCTTTACGCCCTCGCCGAGCCGACGACCCGCTTCCAGGCGCGGGCCATCCATTGCCTGAAGGACTGCTTCGACGAGGTGGCCGTTCTCAGGCAGGACATGACCCGGCTGAAGGCGGTGGGTCCGCTCTGCGCGGCGCGCAGGAAGCGGCTGGCCGATTCCTCCCGCAATAAAAGGAAGCGCCGGGCGGCGCGATAA
- the rmuC gene encoding DNA recombination protein RmuC produces MNVLTILLAVISGAAVAVVICYLIFFSSRKNEDAGRVQMREDFRALLELAEQKFETERVKQKSELDEKKASVENTVDKLSERLKNYEELVRKFEADRATKYGSLEKGLKDATEQTAKLASSTEGLRALMDNSRARGQWGERMADDILRASGLADGVQYRKNRALDTAATRPDFTFLLPEGKKLNMDVKFPLDNWLKMLHAEGDEERSKLKRDFERDVKNRIKELQGRGYISVEEGTLDYVLLFIPNEQVYGFIQENYPGLVDEALGQKVVLCSPFTLYAVLGVIRQSFDNFHFAQATQEVLKLISSFSATYETFKARFVKLGEQVGKVGELYHDIEQTSFKRLDASVAKIDRVRKGEEKPEAPALPPDLG; encoded by the coding sequence ATGAACGTATTGACGATCTTGCTGGCGGTGATCTCCGGCGCGGCCGTCGCGGTCGTCATCTGTTATCTCATCTTCTTCTCCTCGCGCAAGAACGAGGACGCCGGCCGCGTCCAGATGCGCGAGGATTTCCGCGCCCTGCTGGAGCTGGCCGAGCAGAAGTTCGAGACCGAGCGGGTCAAGCAGAAGAGCGAGCTCGACGAGAAGAAGGCGTCGGTCGAGAACACCGTGGACAAGCTGTCCGAGCGCCTGAAGAACTACGAGGAGCTCGTCCGCAAGTTCGAGGCCGACCGGGCGACCAAGTACGGCTCCCTCGAGAAGGGCCTCAAGGACGCGACCGAGCAGACCGCCAAGCTCGCCTCCTCGACCGAGGGCCTGCGCGCGCTGATGGACAACTCCCGCGCCCGCGGCCAGTGGGGCGAGCGGATGGCCGACGACATCCTGCGCGCGTCCGGGTTGGCCGACGGCGTTCAATACCGCAAGAACCGCGCCCTCGACACCGCCGCCACCCGCCCCGACTTCACCTTCCTTCTCCCGGAGGGCAAGAAGCTCAACATGGACGTGAAGTTCCCGCTCGACAACTGGCTGAAGATGCTCCACGCCGAGGGAGACGAGGAGCGCAGCAAGCTCAAGAGGGATTTCGAGCGGGACGTCAAGAACCGGATCAAGGAGCTGCAGGGGCGCGGCTACATCAGCGTCGAGGAGGGGACCCTCGACTACGTCCTGCTCTTCATCCCCAACGAGCAGGTCTACGGCTTCATCCAGGAGAATTATCCGGGGCTCGTGGACGAGGCGCTGGGACAAAAAGTGGTCCTGTGCTCGCCGTTCACGCTCTACGCCGTCCTCGGCGTCATCCGCCAGTCCTTCGACAACTTCCACTTCGCGCAGGCCACCCAGGAAGTCCTCAAGCTGATCTCGAGCTTCTCGGCCACCTACGAGACGTTCAAGGCGCGCTTCGTCAAGCTGGGAGAGCAGGTCGGCAAGGTGGGCGAGCTCTACCACGACATCGAGCAGACGTCCTTCAAGCGCCTCGACGCCTCCGTCGCGAAGATCGACCGCGTGCGCAAGGGCGAGGAAAAGCCCGAGGCGCCCGCCCTTCCTCCCGACCTCGGCTAG
- a CDS encoding cytochrome B6, whose translation MRHLMLVLLLAPAAFAADDDNPATPKDLKGFAETKRWFTEHRKDFGERQAAMLKRRYDLSDRPAKDATMFRGKSVQQGVRARLPVGAAWEDLLKSPPEDVRARDRFPEGYMPLPHPNHPEGGMLFPRAQIDEIKKQEGRDLERYDLDFDLPDHFLPEFPPAMFLTTRPDLGDVSKGRLVTLDNFHELLGGVLNMKQLDGLRLLLTPFPQQQFNATDDRRVVRPSLGVTCFDCHANGGANGATHLVGDIRPQEFRHRIETPALRGVNVQRLFGSQRALKSVEDFTEFEQRAAYFDGDIALAAKKGVHAPDRASQVHHMAEFQELLDFPPAPKLGLDGKLLAAKASPAELRGQMLFFGKAKCADCHEPPYYTDNAMHDLKVERFYKPRLIRGMMASADGPIKTFPLRGIKDTPPYLHDGRLPTLDDAVRFFNLVLETKLTPQEEADLAAFLKAL comes from the coding sequence ATGAGACACCTGATGCTCGTCCTCCTTCTCGCCCCGGCGGCCTTCGCCGCCGATGACGACAATCCCGCGACGCCCAAGGACCTGAAGGGCTTCGCCGAGACCAAGCGCTGGTTCACCGAGCACCGCAAGGATTTCGGCGAACGCCAGGCCGCCATGCTCAAGCGGCGCTACGACCTCTCCGACCGCCCCGCGAAGGACGCGACCATGTTCCGCGGCAAGAGCGTCCAGCAGGGCGTGCGCGCGAGGCTGCCCGTCGGCGCCGCCTGGGAGGACCTGCTGAAGTCCCCGCCCGAGGACGTCCGCGCCCGGGACCGCTTCCCCGAGGGCTACATGCCGCTCCCTCATCCGAACCATCCCGAGGGAGGGATGCTGTTCCCCCGCGCGCAGATCGACGAGATCAAGAAGCAGGAGGGGCGGGACCTCGAGCGCTACGACCTCGACTTCGATCTTCCCGATCATTTCCTTCCCGAGTTCCCCCCGGCGATGTTCCTGACCACGCGGCCGGACCTCGGCGACGTGTCGAAGGGCAGGCTCGTCACGCTCGACAACTTCCACGAGCTCCTGGGCGGCGTCCTGAACATGAAGCAGCTCGACGGCCTGCGCCTGCTGCTCACGCCGTTCCCCCAGCAGCAGTTCAACGCGACCGACGACCGCCGCGTCGTCCGTCCGAGCCTGGGCGTGACCTGCTTCGACTGCCACGCCAACGGCGGCGCCAACGGCGCGACGCACCTCGTCGGCGACATCCGCCCGCAGGAGTTCCGCCACCGCATCGAGACCCCGGCCCTGCGCGGCGTGAACGTCCAGCGCCTGTTCGGCTCCCAGCGCGCGCTCAAGAGCGTCGAGGATTTCACCGAGTTCGAGCAGCGCGCCGCCTACTTCGACGGGGACATCGCGCTCGCGGCGAAGAAGGGCGTCCACGCGCCCGACCGCGCCTCGCAGGTCCACCACATGGCGGAGTTCCAGGAGCTGCTCGACTTCCCGCCCGCGCCGAAGCTCGGCCTCGACGGGAAGCTGCTCGCCGCGAAGGCCTCCCCCGCGGAGCTGCGCGGCCAGATGCTGTTCTTCGGCAAGGCGAAGTGCGCCGACTGCCACGAGCCGCCGTACTACACCGACAACGCGATGCACGACCTGAAGGTCGAGCGCTTCTACAAGCCGCGCCTCATCCGCGGCATGATGGCGTCGGCCGATGGGCCGATCAAGACCTTCCCCCTGCGCGGGATCAAGGACACCCCGCCGTACCTGCACGACGGGCGCCTCCCGACGCTCGACGACGCGGTGAGGTTCTTCAACCTCGTGCTGGAGACGAAGCTCACGCCTCAGGAAGAGGCGGACCTGGCGGCGTTCCTCAAGGCGCTCTGA
- a CDS encoding cytochrome b/b6 domain-containing protein, producing the protein MEEAMSRVYLYKRYERLWHWAQVVLILTLAATGFEVHGTLRVVGFENAVRLHEACGLGLVILTAFTMFWHWTTGEVRQFIPTRKNFLDQIRFYTSGIFRSAPHPEIPTPEKKFNPIQRAAYFGLLIFVFPVQIAAGVLYLGVPLWPALVDALGGLRLVALVHTAGAFAMLSFLVVHLYMITTGRTLGSNLRSMLTGWVEH; encoded by the coding sequence ATGGAGGAAGCGATGAGCCGCGTCTATCTCTACAAGCGCTACGAGCGCCTTTGGCATTGGGCCCAGGTCGTCCTCATCCTGACCTTGGCCGCGACCGGCTTCGAAGTCCACGGGACCTTGCGCGTGGTCGGCTTCGAGAACGCGGTGCGCCTTCACGAGGCGTGCGGCCTGGGATTGGTGATCCTCACCGCGTTCACGATGTTCTGGCATTGGACCACCGGCGAGGTGAGGCAGTTCATCCCGACGCGCAAGAACTTCCTCGATCAGATCCGCTTCTACACGAGCGGGATATTCCGCAGCGCCCCTCACCCGGAGATCCCCACGCCGGAGAAGAAGTTCAACCCCATCCAGCGGGCGGCTTACTTCGGCCTGCTGATCTTCGTCTTCCCGGTCCAGATCGCGGCGGGCGTGCTCTACCTCGGGGTCCCGCTGTGGCCGGCGCTGGTCGACGCGCTCGGAGGGCTGAGGCTCGTCGCGCTCGTCCACACCGCCGGCGCGTTCGCCATGCTCAGCTTTCTCGTCGTGCACCTCTACATGATCACGACGGGCCGGACCCTCGGCTCGAACCTCCGGTCCATGCTCACCGGCTGGGTCGAGCATTGA
- a CDS encoding cytochrome C, which yields MLTRSTRTGGTAAVAAAVLLAVLGGTARASTADHRQFAALKKKFADGPAVTRACLGCHTKAGEEIHATSHWNWLGEEVEVPGRAGKHRLGKANLLNNFCVGVRSNEASCAKCHIGFGWKDKTFDFKSQANIDCIACHDGTGEYVKKAPGAAPDAGSAAEWTALALGVGPTSVRTCGACHFAGGGGEGVKHGDLDPSLLEAKKTLDVHMASDGVGFTCASCHRGEESGHRFKGRAPSVSVDSKNMVTCAQCHGDGPHGRDFASRSEKEREAAGRFTAGPQKLAPWQSLRRNWHARRVACQTCHIPTFARENSTKLSWDWSKAGRRDPDGRPVTEYDDDGNISYLGIKGAFKWGKNVVPAYRWWNGTSGRYLTGDAFDPSRTLVMNPPLGGAGDGASKIWPFKLHEGNQPYDVVHKTLIQPKTYGPKGSGAYWSDYDWEKASRLGMKYAGLPFSGKVGFARTEMYWPVSHMVTQGDKGLSCADCHSRASRLAGVGGVYMPGYDRSAVLDFLGWSSALLSLLGVLGHGFLRWLAGRGQFERLLAWLSGWRKR from the coding sequence ATGCTGACCCGCTCGACCCGGACCGGGGGGACGGCCGCCGTCGCGGCGGCCGTCCTGCTCGCCGTCCTGGGCGGAACGGCCCGGGCGTCGACGGCGGACCACCGGCAGTTCGCGGCGCTGAAGAAGAAGTTCGCGGACGGGCCCGCCGTCACGCGGGCGTGCCTCGGGTGCCACACGAAGGCGGGCGAGGAGATCCACGCGACGTCGCATTGGAACTGGCTCGGGGAGGAGGTGGAGGTTCCGGGCCGCGCCGGCAAGCACCGCCTGGGCAAGGCCAACCTCCTCAATAATTTCTGCGTCGGCGTCCGGTCCAACGAGGCGTCCTGCGCCAAGTGCCACATCGGATTCGGCTGGAAGGACAAGACCTTCGATTTCAAGAGCCAGGCGAACATCGACTGCATCGCCTGCCACGACGGGACCGGGGAGTACGTCAAGAAGGCCCCCGGCGCCGCGCCGGACGCCGGATCCGCGGCCGAATGGACCGCCCTCGCCTTGGGCGTGGGGCCGACCAGCGTGCGCACCTGCGGGGCCTGTCACTTCGCGGGCGGCGGCGGCGAGGGCGTCAAGCACGGGGACCTGGACCCCTCGCTGCTCGAGGCGAAGAAGACGCTCGACGTGCACATGGCCTCGGACGGCGTCGGCTTCACCTGCGCCTCCTGCCACCGCGGCGAGGAGTCCGGTCACCGCTTCAAGGGCCGCGCGCCCAGCGTCTCCGTCGATTCCAAGAACATGGTGACCTGCGCGCAGTGCCACGGCGACGGGCCGCACGGCCGCGACTTCGCTTCCCGCTCCGAGAAGGAGCGCGAGGCGGCCGGCCGCTTCACGGCCGGGCCGCAGAAGCTCGCCCCTTGGCAGTCCCTGCGCCGCAACTGGCACGCCCGGCGCGTCGCCTGCCAGACCTGCCATATCCCGACCTTCGCCCGGGAGAACTCGACCAAGCTGTCCTGGGACTGGTCGAAGGCCGGCCGCCGCGATCCGGACGGCCGCCCCGTGACCGAGTACGACGACGACGGGAACATCTCGTACCTCGGCATCAAGGGCGCCTTCAAGTGGGGGAAGAACGTCGTTCCCGCCTATCGCTGGTGGAACGGGACCTCCGGCCGTTATCTGACCGGGGACGCCTTCGATCCTTCGCGCACCTTGGTGATGAATCCGCCCCTGGGAGGGGCCGGCGACGGCGCGTCGAAGATCTGGCCGTTCAAGCTCCACGAGGGCAATCAGCCCTACGACGTCGTCCATAAGACCTTGATCCAGCCGAAGACCTACGGGCCTAAGGGCTCGGGAGCGTATTGGTCGGACTACGATTGGGAGAAGGCCTCGCGCCTCGGCATGAAGTACGCCGGGCTTCCCTTCAGCGGCAAGGTCGGCTTCGCCCGGACCGAGATGTACTGGCCCGTCAGCCACATGGTCACGCAGGGCGACAAAGGGCTCTCGTGCGCGGACTGCCACTCGCGCGCCAGCCGCCTGGCGGGCGTCGGCGGAGTCTACATGCCGGGCTACGACCGGAGCGCCGTCCTCGACTTCCTCGGCTGGTCCTCGGCGCTGCTGTCCTTGTTGGGCGTGCTCGGCCACGGCTTCCTGCGCTGGCTCGCCGGGCGGGGCCAGTTCGAGCGTCTCCTGGCCTGGCTGAGCGGATGGAGGAAGCGATGA